Within Verrucomicrobiota bacterium, the genomic segment GGTGCGTCTTCCGGGAAGGACAAGGCCACGTCTCCCCCGACGGCGCGGTCCAACTGCTTTCCTCTCCAGACGGACAAACCTGGACCTCGGCCCACCGCTTTACTTCAGCGAGAGCCGATCTGCGCGACCCGAAGTTGAACGTGACGCCGTCCGGGGAACTCATGGTGATCGCGGCCGGCGCGGTTCACGGTCCGGCAGGTTCAAACAAACCCGCGGCTCACGAGAACTTCACCTGGTTCTCGACGGATGGACGTTCCTGGAGCCCCCCGCATCCCGTGGGCGAAACCAACGTCTGGCTCTGGCGGGTCACGTGGGGCCGGCATCAAGCCTTAAGCATCGGTTACGACACCCTGCGCGAAGGCTTCATCCGCCTTTACCGCACACTGGACGGCAAGAAGTTCGATCTTCTCGATCCGGCCCTTCTCACCGAACAATACCCCAACGAACACGGCATGGTCTTCCTCAAGGATCAAATGGCCGTCTGCCTGCTTCGCCGGGATGGCAAGCCTGGACAAGGCCTGCTCGGTGTGGCCCGCCCCCCTTATCGAGATTGGAAGTGGAAGGAGGTCGGCGCCAAGATCGGCGGGCCCGCCCTCATTCAGCTCCCCGATGAACGCTTGATCGGCGTGGTTCGGCTCTACGACAACAAGGTTCGAACATCGGTCTGCCAGCTTGACCGCGATACCGGCAAGCTCACCGAGTTGCTCGCCCTGCCGAGTGGGGGTGACACCAGCTACCC encodes:
- a CDS encoding exo-alpha-sialidase; translated protein: MESRRIWNAAPHNAFTDLARWKDRWWCVFREGQGHVSPDGAVQLLSSPDGQTWTSAHRFTSARADLRDPKLNVTPSGELMVIAAGAVHGPAGSNKPAAHENFTWFSTDGRSWSPPHPVGETNVWLWRVTWGRHQALSIGYDTLREGFIRLYRTLDGKKFDLLDPALLTEQYPNEHGMVFLKDQMAVCLLRRDGKPGQGLLGVARPPYRDWKWKEVGAKIGGPALIQLPDERLIGVVRLYDNKVRTSVCQLDRDTGKLTELLALPSGGDTSYPGLVWHENLLWISYYSSHEGKTSIYLAKVKI